Part of the Nitrospirota bacterium genome, CCAATTAAAATTAGCCTATCTTCTTCATCAGAATGCAGAGGGTCAAAAATCGTCAATGATAACGTATCTCTGAAAGCTGTGCTTGCCTCATCAAAAGATATGCCGTGAACTTTTATATTCTTTCTCGATTTGTTTGGATCCCATTCAAATAAAAGCATATCTCATCTTTTTGATTTAATTATAGCCTTTGTAAATGAGTTTGACAATGGTTGTTAAAATTGTTATGCCTACCGATATGATAACCCGCTTAAAACCGCAAGCGGTTTTAAGTCGGGTTCATTAATTTGTTATA contains:
- a CDS encoding BrnT family toxin; protein product: MLLFEWDPNKSRKNIKVHGISFDEASTAFRDTLSLTIFDPLHSDEEDRLILIGNSCKNRLLVIVHTERGGKIRIISARKATKKERKQYEENAKRSRHACRV